The Jatrophihabitans sp. genome includes a window with the following:
- a CDS encoding UvrD-helicase domain-containing protein, producing MTAQSLTAQSPTAQSLRAQSLTAQSLTAQSPKAEIRYQPADVARLLGLFPPTDEQAAVIQAPLEPAVVIAGAGSGKTETMAARVVWLVANELVAPDRILGLTFTRKAAGELQHRIRARLKSLHRVLDRNVESADPTVLTYAAYSGRLVEEHGIVLGCEPGARLLTEAARWQVADAVVRHYDGAFSLEPGVVATVTERLLDLSGQLADHLAEPEQVRRLAARLRAELLALPQKPKTRRALPENVEKLLESFTKRAELLPLVELFSERKRSEGLLDFADQMVLASRLAAIPAVAAVERSRYDVVLLDEYQDSGHAQIQMLAALFGDGRAVTAVGDPLQSIYSWRGASAASIGKFADRFRTSAGAPAPAYSLMTSWRNDRRVLSVANRVAEDLRVAGSLPLTARPEAPEGRVVARYSESVADEATWLAERLRAEWDGRLNWTSGQRTLAVLVRKRSGIALIAQALREARLPVEVVDIGGLLTLPEIADVRAVLQVLADHNAGGSLARLLTGARWRIGPADLVALHQRARVLAKMTGLSIHGPAAEAETVAEAATGSQPAGGSGRPGDDERVEPSLIEALDDLGEASGYSAEGYRRLADCAFMLRRLRRRLDLPLPDLVAEVEQALGLDVEIASRPGAEHAGRANLDRFIDEAARFANDRAAAGVSAFLGYLRAAEEEEYGLKPATLEVLPDRVQVLTVHGAKGLEWDVVAVAGLVTDGFPDAAKNYDWTSTPALLPSPLRGDAGDLPVLDFGGCQHHGDAEARIAEHRDRVKQRHLKEERRLAYVAFTRARKALYACGAAWGAGSKSRPASVFLEELRSSDAVEVDGWWQVAPDEQNPMAGKDLGQSWPADPLAGRRAMVERGAAQVLSALNDAGDPSPLAASQRSPLAKLWERDVELLLAERAAAAELGVIEVTVPQQLSVSDVVALSADPSELARRLRRPLPQQPAKQARRGTAFHQWLEQRWAAESLLDIEDLPGAVDELADAGELEALKAAFERSSWADRTPVAVEVGFEMSFGARVVRGRMDAVFTDPDGRFTVVDWKTGRPPTGADAHAKSVQLALYRLAWAAIAGIADTELDSVAAAFYYVGAGLTVAPANLLDARQLRELVNGAHA from the coding sequence GTGACGGCCCAGTCCCTGACGGCCCAGTCTCCGACGGCCCAGTCCCTGAGGGCCCAGTCCCTGACGGCCCAGTCCCTGACGGCCCAGTCCCCGAAGGCCGAGATCCGCTACCAGCCTGCCGACGTAGCCCGGCTGCTGGGGCTGTTCCCGCCGACCGACGAGCAGGCCGCGGTGATCCAGGCGCCGTTGGAACCGGCGGTGGTGATCGCCGGGGCGGGTTCGGGCAAGACCGAGACGATGGCCGCCCGGGTGGTCTGGCTGGTCGCCAACGAGCTGGTCGCGCCGGACCGGATCCTCGGATTGACCTTCACCCGCAAGGCGGCCGGTGAGCTGCAGCATCGGATCAGGGCTCGGCTGAAGTCCTTGCATCGGGTGCTGGACAGGAACGTGGAGTCCGCCGATCCCACGGTTCTCACCTACGCCGCGTACTCCGGGCGGCTGGTCGAGGAGCATGGCATCGTGCTGGGCTGCGAGCCTGGAGCGCGGCTGCTCACCGAAGCGGCCCGCTGGCAGGTCGCCGACGCCGTGGTCCGGCACTATGACGGCGCGTTCTCGCTGGAACCGGGCGTGGTCGCCACGGTGACCGAGCGGTTGCTGGACCTGTCCGGCCAGCTTGCCGACCACCTGGCCGAGCCCGAGCAGGTGCGCCGGCTCGCGGCTCGGTTGCGGGCTGAGCTGCTGGCCCTGCCGCAGAAGCCGAAAACCCGCCGAGCCTTGCCGGAGAACGTCGAGAAGCTGCTGGAGAGCTTCACCAAGCGGGCTGAGCTGCTGCCACTGGTCGAGCTGTTCAGCGAGCGCAAGCGGTCCGAAGGCTTGCTGGACTTCGCCGATCAGATGGTGCTGGCGAGCAGGTTGGCCGCGATACCGGCGGTGGCGGCAGTCGAGCGCTCACGCTATGACGTCGTGTTGCTCGATGAGTACCAGGACAGCGGCCATGCCCAGATCCAGATGCTGGCGGCGCTGTTCGGCGACGGCCGGGCAGTCACCGCGGTGGGCGATCCGCTGCAGTCGATCTACAGCTGGCGCGGCGCCAGCGCGGCGAGCATCGGCAAGTTCGCAGACCGGTTCCGCACCAGCGCGGGCGCGCCGGCGCCGGCGTACTCGCTGATGACGAGCTGGCGCAACGACCGCCGCGTCCTCTCGGTCGCCAACCGGGTCGCCGAGGATCTGCGGGTCGCCGGCAGCCTGCCTCTGACGGCCCGGCCAGAGGCCCCGGAGGGCCGGGTGGTGGCCCGGTACAGCGAGTCCGTCGCCGACGAGGCGACCTGGCTGGCCGAGCGGCTGCGGGCGGAGTGGGACGGCCGGCTCAACTGGACGTCGGGGCAGCGGACCCTCGCGGTGCTGGTGCGCAAGCGCTCAGGCATCGCGCTGATCGCCCAGGCGCTGCGCGAGGCCCGGCTACCGGTCGAGGTCGTCGACATCGGCGGCCTGCTGACGTTGCCCGAGATCGCCGACGTCCGGGCGGTGTTGCAGGTGCTCGCAGATCACAACGCCGGCGGCTCGCTGGCCCGGTTGCTGACCGGAGCTCGCTGGCGGATCGGTCCGGCCGACCTGGTGGCGCTGCACCAGCGGGCCCGGGTGCTGGCCAAGATGACCGGACTGTCGATCCACGGCCCGGCCGCCGAGGCCGAGACAGTCGCCGAGGCCGCGACGGGCTCCCAGCCGGCCGGCGGCTCCGGCCGGCCCGGTGACGACGAGCGGGTCGAGCCGTCCCTGATCGAAGCGCTCGACGATCTCGGTGAGGCGTCGGGGTACTCCGCCGAGGGCTACCGCCGGCTTGCCGACTGCGCCTTCATGCTGCGGCGGCTGCGCCGGCGGCTGGACCTGCCGCTGCCGGACCTGGTCGCCGAGGTCGAGCAAGCTCTCGGCCTGGACGTCGAGATCGCTTCGCGGCCGGGCGCTGAGCACGCCGGCCGGGCCAATCTCGACCGGTTCATCGACGAGGCTGCCCGATTCGCCAACGATCGCGCCGCTGCCGGGGTGTCGGCCTTCCTGGGTTACCTGCGCGCGGCCGAGGAGGAGGAGTACGGGCTCAAACCCGCCACGCTGGAGGTGTTGCCCGACCGGGTGCAGGTCTTGACCGTGCACGGCGCCAAGGGCCTGGAATGGGACGTGGTCGCGGTGGCCGGGCTGGTCACCGACGGCTTTCCCGACGCGGCCAAGAACTATGACTGGACCAGCACCCCGGCCCTGCTGCCCTCTCCGCTGCGCGGTGACGCCGGCGATCTGCCGGTGCTGGACTTCGGCGGCTGCCAGCACCACGGAGACGCCGAGGCCCGGATCGCCGAGCACCGCGATCGGGTGAAGCAGCGGCACCTGAAAGAGGAGCGACGGCTGGCCTATGTGGCTTTCACCCGGGCTCGCAAGGCGCTCTACGCCTGCGGGGCCGCCTGGGGCGCGGGCAGCAAGTCGCGGCCGGCGTCGGTGTTCCTGGAGGAGCTGCGTTCCTCCGACGCGGTCGAGGTCGACGGCTGGTGGCAGGTGGCGCCCGACGAGCAGAATCCGATGGCGGGCAAGGACCTCGGGCAGAGCTGGCCGGCTGATCCGCTGGCCGGCCGGCGGGCGATGGTCGAGCGTGGCGCCGCTCAGGTGCTGAGCGCTCTGAACGACGCCGGTGACCCGAGCCCGCTGGCGGCTTCTCAGCGGAGCCCGCTGGCCAAGCTGTGGGAGCGGGATGTGGAGCTGCTGCTCGCCGAGCGGGCCGCGGCGGCCGAACTGGGCGTCATCGAGGTGACGGTCCCGCAGCAGCTGTCGGTGTCAGATGTGGTGGCCCTCTCAGCCGATCCGAGCGAGCTCGCCCGCCGGCTGCGCAGGCCCTTGCCGCAGCAGCCGGCCAAGCAGGCCCGCCGCGGCACGGCGTTTCACCAGTGGCTGGAGCAACGCTGGGCTGCCGAGTCGCTGCTCGACATCGAGGACCTGCCCGGAGCGGTCGACGAGCTCGCTGACGCCGGTGAGCTTGAAGCGCTCAAGGCCGCCTTCGAGCGCAGCAGCTGGGCCGACCGCACGCCGGTCGCGGTCGAGGTGGGGTTTGAGATGTCCTTCGGCGCCCGGGTGGTGCGGGGCCGGATGGACGCGGTCTTCACCGACCCGGACGGCCGTTTCACCGTCGTGGACTGGAAGACCGGCAGGCCGCCGACCGGTGCGGACGCCCACGCCAAATCGGTTCAGCTTGCCCTGTACCGGCTGGCCTGGGCCGCTATCGCCGGGATCGCCGACACCGAGCTCGATTCGGTCGCAGCGGCGTTCTACTACGTCGGCGCGGGCCTGACGGTGGCGCCTGCGAACCTCCTGGACGCCCGCCAGTTGCGCGAGTTGGTCAACGGCGCGCACGCCTGA
- a CDS encoding dipeptidase: MTNDVRAYVRDHSAELLADLDAWLRIPGISSEPDRRDDVIRSAEWFAEACRGVGFPTVEIWPTPGLPTVYAEWPSEDPDAPTVLVYGHHDVQPVDPIDLWHTDPFEPTVDGPVLRGRGASDDKGQLLFHLLGVRAHLAATGRATPAVHLKFLIEGEEESGSPNFEALLRERRQRLDCDVVVITDTGMVAEDMPSSVTGMRGLVLADVRFHGPDLDLHSGVFGGAVPNPVTVAARMVAALHDADGRVQIPGFYDDVVELTDLERELMARTPFDEARFLATSKSRALAGEAGYSTLERIGARPTAEVNGIGGGYQGDGTKTIIPSDAFVKLSFRLVANQDPATITAAIEAFIAEHTPAGISHRVRWAGDGVAPCLVPIGTPAYQALSKAICAAFDTDLILPTREGGSGPEAAIQQALGAPMVFLGVGLPDDQIHAPNEKVTLSMLYKGAEAAAHLWGEFAALGRKGLTS, translated from the coding sequence GTGACCAACGACGTGCGCGCATACGTGAGAGACCATTCGGCCGAGCTGCTCGCCGACCTCGACGCGTGGTTGCGGATCCCGGGCATCAGCTCCGAGCCCGACCGTCGCGACGACGTGATCCGCAGCGCCGAGTGGTTCGCCGAGGCCTGCCGGGGCGTCGGCTTCCCGACCGTCGAGATCTGGCCCACGCCCGGGCTGCCGACCGTGTACGCCGAGTGGCCGAGCGAGGACCCGGACGCGCCCACCGTGCTGGTGTACGGCCATCACGACGTGCAGCCGGTCGATCCGATCGACCTGTGGCACACCGACCCGTTCGAGCCCACTGTCGACGGCCCGGTGCTGCGAGGCCGCGGCGCCTCCGACGACAAGGGCCAGTTGCTGTTCCACCTGCTCGGCGTGCGCGCCCACCTGGCCGCCACCGGCCGCGCCACGCCTGCCGTGCACCTCAAATTCCTCATCGAGGGCGAGGAGGAGTCCGGCTCGCCGAACTTCGAGGCGTTGCTGCGGGAGCGGCGCCAGCGCCTGGACTGCGACGTGGTCGTCATCACCGACACGGGCATGGTCGCCGAGGACATGCCGAGCTCGGTGACCGGAATGCGCGGCCTGGTGCTGGCGGACGTGCGCTTTCACGGGCCCGACCTCGACCTGCACTCCGGCGTTTTCGGGGGAGCGGTGCCCAACCCCGTCACCGTGGCAGCACGCATGGTGGCGGCCCTGCACGACGCCGACGGCCGGGTGCAGATCCCCGGTTTCTACGACGACGTGGTGGAGCTGACCGATCTGGAGCGGGAGTTGATGGCGCGGACTCCCTTCGACGAGGCCAGGTTCCTGGCCACCAGCAAGTCCCGGGCGCTGGCCGGCGAGGCCGGTTACTCGACCCTGGAGCGGATCGGCGCCAGGCCGACCGCCGAGGTCAACGGCATCGGCGGGGGTTACCAGGGTGATGGCACCAAGACCATCATCCCTAGCGACGCCTTCGTCAAGCTGTCGTTCCGGTTGGTGGCCAACCAGGACCCGGCCACGATCACCGCGGCGATCGAGGCCTTCATCGCCGAGCACACCCCGGCCGGCATCTCCCACCGTGTCCGGTGGGCCGGCGACGGGGTCGCCCCCTGCCTGGTGCCTATCGGAACCCCTGCCTACCAGGCGCTGTCGAAGGCGATCTGCGCCGCCTTCGACACCGACCTGATCCTGCCGACCCGCGAAGGCGGCTCGGGCCCCGAAGCGGCCATCCAGCAGGCGCTGGGAGCTCCGATGGTCTTTCTCGGCGTCGGCCTGCCCGATGACCAGATCCACGCCCCGAACGAGAAGGTGACCCTGTCGATGCTCTACAAGGGCGCCGAGGCGGCCGCCCACCTGTGGGGGGAATTCGCAGCACTGGGCCGAAAGGGACTCACAAGCTAG
- a CDS encoding pitrilysin family protein, with product MPTSSRIPTLPSLSFQLQHHTLRNGLRVVLAPDRRAPVIAVAVLYDVGFRSEPEGRTGFAHLFEHLMFQGSANLEKLEHFHYIQSSGGMFNGSTHLDYTSYYELLPSHALERALFLEADRMRSPRITEENLANQIDVVKEEIRVNVLNRPYGGFPWLQLPELMYDTFANAHNGYGGFEDLTNATVADASSFFDSYYAPANAVLSVSGDFDPAGALEMIERHFAGIKRRKKPQRPNFAEPPLTSERREVVVDEMAPMPALAIGYRVVDPAADFNRYLATVLLAEILSNGDASRLHRSLVQSKGLVTDVNAYLGTFGDPLEERDPTRLNITTHYADRDATGAVIAAVDEELDRLATDGVEPGELHRAGVQLAATISHELDQVANRSQEFGKFELLFGDASLILRLPSLLSQVTDSDIRTVAGDLLPTSRAVLELIPGATR from the coding sequence GTGCCCACCTCGTCGCGCATCCCCACCTTGCCCTCCTTGTCCTTCCAGTTGCAGCACCACACGCTGCGCAACGGCCTGCGGGTGGTGCTGGCGCCGGATCGACGAGCACCGGTGATCGCCGTCGCGGTGCTTTACGACGTCGGATTCCGTTCCGAGCCCGAGGGCCGGACCGGCTTCGCGCACCTGTTCGAGCATCTGATGTTCCAGGGGTCGGCCAACCTGGAGAAGCTGGAGCACTTTCACTACATCCAGTCCTCCGGCGGGATGTTCAACGGCAGCACCCACCTGGACTACACCAGCTACTACGAGCTGCTGCCCTCCCATGCCCTGGAGCGCGCGCTGTTCCTGGAAGCCGACCGGATGCGCTCGCCGCGGATCACCGAGGAGAACCTCGCCAACCAGATCGACGTGGTGAAGGAGGAGATCCGGGTCAACGTGCTCAACCGGCCCTATGGCGGTTTCCCGTGGCTGCAGCTGCCCGAGCTGATGTATGACACTTTCGCCAACGCGCACAACGGTTACGGCGGCTTCGAGGACCTCACCAACGCCACCGTGGCCGACGCCAGCTCGTTCTTCGACAGCTACTACGCCCCGGCCAACGCGGTGCTCAGCGTCTCCGGCGACTTCGACCCGGCCGGGGCCCTGGAGATGATCGAGCGCCACTTCGCCGGCATCAAGCGACGCAAGAAGCCGCAGCGGCCGAACTTCGCCGAACCGCCGCTGACCAGTGAGCGGCGGGAGGTGGTGGTGGATGAGATGGCGCCTATGCCGGCGCTGGCGATCGGCTACCGGGTCGTCGATCCGGCTGCCGACTTCAACCGCTACCTGGCCACGGTGCTGCTCGCTGAGATCCTGTCCAACGGCGACGCCTCCCGGCTGCACCGCTCGCTCGTGCAGTCCAAGGGGCTGGTGACCGACGTGAACGCCTATCTGGGCACCTTCGGCGACCCGCTGGAGGAACGCGACCCCACCAGGCTCAACATCACCACCCACTACGCCGACCGCGACGCCACCGGCGCCGTGATCGCCGCCGTAGACGAGGAGCTGGACCGGTTGGCCACCGACGGCGTCGAGCCGGGCGAGCTGCACCGGGCGGGCGTCCAGCTGGCCGCCACCATCTCCCACGAGCTGGATCAGGTGGCCAACCGCAGCCAGGAGTTCGGCAAGTTCGAGCTGCTGTTCGGCGACGCGTCGCTGATCCTGCGGCTGCCCAGCTTGCTGAGCCAAGTCACCGACTCCGACATCCGCACGGTCGCCGGCGACCTGCTCCCCACCAGCCGCGCCGTCCTCGAACTCATTCCAGGAGCCACCAGATGA
- a CDS encoding WhiB family transcriptional regulator: protein MCEPLAATVDPAFGADIEDLPCRSLDADLWFAESPTELEQAKALCVQCPVRAGCLAGALDRREPWGVWGGEIFDQGTVIARKRPRGRPRKSEVAA from the coding sequence ATCTGTGAGCCGTTGGCTGCCACAGTCGACCCGGCCTTCGGCGCCGACATCGAGGACCTGCCCTGCCGGTCACTCGATGCCGACCTCTGGTTCGCCGAGTCGCCGACCGAGCTGGAGCAGGCCAAGGCGCTGTGCGTGCAGTGCCCGGTCCGGGCCGGCTGCCTGGCAGGCGCGCTGGACCGCCGTGAGCCCTGGGGCGTCTGGGGTGGCGAGATCTTCGATCAGGGAACCGTGATCGCTCGCAAGCGTCCACGGGGGCGGCCACGCAAGAGCGAGGTCGCCGCATGA
- a CDS encoding ATP-dependent DNA helicase UvrD2 produces the protein MTAASSAEYSVADGPPAGSAAERVLAGLDPEQRAAAEAVRGPVCILAGAGTGKTRAITHRIAYAVTVGAVPADAVLAVTFTARAAGELRTRLRALGAGGVQARTFHAAALRQLSYFAPQILGGPMPEVASNSIRWVSQAANRLRLRVDKAELRDLASEIDWAKSSLIAAQDYPSAAAKANRGISVTPARVAEVYAGYEEVKRHNNEIDFSDLLLIMAGALEEIPEVARAIRAQYRYFVIDEYQDVSPIQQRLLDAWLGGRDDVCVVGDANQTIYSFAGARPSYLLDFAERYPNAAIVRLERDYRSTPQIVDLANRLISGAPGGPAAHLRLIGQRPDGPQPSFAEHDDEVAEAESVAAAAKRLIAEGTPASEIAVLFRINAQSEAYEQALTEAGIPYVLRGGEKFFDRAEVRQALVLLRGAARADDGSVSLPESVAEVLSSVGWNAEHPPPGGAARERWESLAALVNLAEQFSAELPAARLDEFNADLEQRAASQHAPTVQGVTLASLHSAKGLEWDAVFLVGLTDQTLPIQHATTPEQLAEERRLFYVGITRARQRLMLSWALARHRGQARRRRPSRFLDGLRPGTAERSTGRSGGSGKRAKTKVPAEDAATFGRLRAWRKKQAEAQAVPAFVVFSDATLVAIADRAPANEAELAQVPGVGPTKLQRYADVVLAVLAGQDPDPVELD, from the coding sequence GTGACCGCCGCCAGCTCCGCTGAGTACTCCGTCGCTGACGGCCCCCCGGCCGGCTCGGCGGCAGAACGGGTGCTGGCCGGCCTCGACCCCGAGCAGCGCGCGGCAGCCGAGGCTGTCCGTGGGCCGGTCTGCATCTTGGCCGGCGCCGGAACCGGCAAGACCCGCGCCATCACCCATCGGATCGCCTACGCGGTGACGGTGGGCGCGGTGCCTGCTGACGCGGTGCTGGCGGTGACCTTCACCGCCCGGGCAGCAGGTGAGTTGCGCACCAGGCTGCGCGCCCTGGGCGCAGGCGGGGTGCAGGCGCGCACGTTTCACGCGGCCGCGCTGCGGCAGCTCAGCTACTTCGCGCCGCAGATATTGGGTGGCCCGATGCCCGAGGTCGCCAGCAATTCGATCCGGTGGGTGTCCCAGGCCGCGAATCGGTTGCGGCTGCGCGTCGACAAGGCAGAACTGCGTGACCTGGCCAGCGAGATCGACTGGGCCAAATCCTCGCTGATCGCGGCCCAGGACTATCCGAGCGCCGCGGCGAAGGCCAACCGGGGCATCTCGGTGACGCCGGCCCGGGTGGCAGAGGTCTACGCCGGCTACGAGGAGGTCAAACGTCACAACAACGAGATCGACTTCTCCGACCTGCTGCTGATCATGGCCGGTGCGCTGGAGGAGATCCCCGAGGTGGCGCGGGCGATCCGCGCCCAGTACCGCTATTTCGTCATCGACGAGTACCAGGACGTCTCACCGATTCAGCAGCGGCTGCTGGACGCCTGGCTGGGCGGACGCGACGACGTGTGCGTGGTGGGTGACGCCAACCAGACGATCTACTCCTTCGCCGGGGCGAGACCGTCCTACCTGCTCGACTTCGCCGAACGCTATCCGAATGCCGCCATCGTGCGGTTGGAGCGTGACTACCGCTCCACCCCGCAGATCGTCGACCTGGCCAATCGGCTGATCAGCGGCGCGCCCGGTGGCCCAGCAGCGCATCTGCGGTTGATCGGTCAGCGTCCCGACGGTCCGCAGCCCAGCTTCGCCGAGCATGACGACGAGGTCGCCGAGGCCGAGTCGGTGGCCGCGGCGGCCAAGCGTCTGATCGCCGAGGGGACGCCGGCGTCCGAGATCGCGGTGCTGTTCCGGATCAACGCCCAGTCCGAGGCCTACGAGCAGGCGCTCACCGAGGCGGGCATCCCGTACGTCCTGCGCGGGGGTGAGAAGTTCTTCGACCGAGCCGAGGTGCGCCAGGCGCTGGTGTTGCTGCGCGGGGCGGCCCGAGCCGACGACGGCAGCGTGTCGTTGCCCGAGTCGGTGGCCGAGGTGCTCAGCTCGGTCGGCTGGAACGCCGAGCACCCCCCGCCAGGTGGAGCTGCTCGCGAGCGCTGGGAGTCCCTGGCCGCGCTGGTCAACCTCGCCGAGCAGTTCAGCGCCGAGCTTCCCGCCGCCCGGCTCGACGAGTTCAACGCCGACCTCGAGCAACGAGCCGCCTCCCAGCACGCCCCCACGGTGCAGGGCGTCACTCTGGCGTCCCTGCACTCGGCCAAGGGGCTTGAGTGGGACGCGGTGTTCCTGGTCGGGTTGACCGATCAGACCTTGCCGATCCAGCACGCCACGACACCTGAGCAGCTGGCCGAGGAACGCCGGCTGTTCTACGTGGGCATCACCCGCGCCCGGCAACGGTTGATGCTGTCCTGGGCGCTGGCCCGGCATCGGGGGCAGGCCAGGCGGCGGCGGCCCAGCAGATTTCTCGACGGTTTGCGGCCCGGGACGGCCGAGCGCTCCACCGGGCGTTCCGGCGGCTCGGGCAAGCGGGCCAAGACGAAGGTGCCGGCCGAGGACGCCGCGACGTTCGGACGCCTGCGAGCCTGGCGCAAGAAGCAGGCCGAGGCCCAGGCGGTGCCGGCCTTCGTGGTGTTCTCCGATGCCACGTTGGTGGCCATCGCCGACCGCGCTCCGGCGAACGAGGCCGAGTTGGCGCAGGTGCCGGGGGTGGGGCCGACCAAGCTTCAGCGTTATGCCGACGTGGTGTTGGCGGTGCTGGCCGGCCAGGATCCGGACCCGGTCGAGCTGGATTGA
- a CDS encoding pitrilysin family protein gives MSALSQVPGLAKAAKPKKLAFSERVLASGLRVVAIRRPTVPMVEVRLRIPFFSAKEHHLAQSSLLAGTIRTGTAEHDRAALAIALGDLGAELSVGLDPDRLQLSASAIAAGLPALLELYAEILNSASYPNAEVDGERGRLLERITMSRSQAGVIAGEALADRMSPGHPYGRTLPAEQSVAATTAAQLRRLHASLVRPQGSLLVIVGDISPARALDAAESALQGWSGAAPAAKAAPLPPLTERPLLIMNRPGSVQTAFRFAGAGLPRQDERYPALQLANLIFGGYFSSRWVENIRERKGYSYSPRSALDHSALRSSVTITADVATEVTTPALLETLYELGRMASTPVAEAELESVRQYAIGVLALSTATQSGLASTAASLLGTGVELEWLSSHPARLAGVTVAEVAEVAAEFLAPRKLIGVAVGDASAITAGLAGIVEVE, from the coding sequence ATGAGCGCGTTGTCGCAGGTCCCCGGGTTGGCCAAGGCCGCGAAGCCGAAGAAGCTCGCCTTCTCCGAGCGGGTGCTGGCCTCCGGTCTGCGGGTGGTGGCGATTCGCCGCCCCACCGTTCCCATGGTGGAGGTCCGGCTGCGGATCCCGTTCTTCTCCGCCAAGGAGCACCATCTGGCCCAGTCCTCCCTGCTGGCAGGCACGATCCGCACCGGCACCGCCGAGCACGACCGGGCGGCGCTGGCGATCGCGCTGGGTGATCTGGGCGCGGAGCTGTCGGTCGGCCTGGACCCTGACCGGCTGCAACTGTCTGCCTCGGCGATCGCGGCCGGCCTGCCGGCGCTGCTGGAGCTGTACGCCGAAATCCTCAACTCGGCCAGCTACCCCAACGCCGAGGTCGACGGCGAGCGCGGCCGGCTGCTGGAGCGGATCACCATGTCCCGGTCCCAAGCCGGCGTGATCGCCGGTGAGGCGCTGGCCGACCGGATGTCGCCCGGGCACCCCTATGGCCGGACCCTGCCGGCTGAGCAGAGCGTCGCCGCCACCACGGCGGCCCAACTGCGGCGCCTGCACGCGAGCCTGGTGCGCCCGCAGGGCTCCCTGCTGGTCATCGTCGGCGACATCTCCCCGGCGCGCGCGCTGGACGCGGCCGAGTCGGCGCTGCAGGGCTGGAGCGGCGCCGCGCCGGCCGCCAAAGCCGCCCCGCTGCCGCCGCTCACCGAGCGCCCGCTGCTGATCATGAACCGGCCCGGCTCGGTGCAGACCGCCTTCCGGTTCGCCGGCGCCGGCCTGCCAAGACAGGACGAGCGCTATCCGGCGCTGCAGCTGGCGAACCTGATCTTCGGCGGCTACTTCTCCTCCCGGTGGGTGGAGAACATCAGGGAGCGCAAGGGCTACTCCTACTCACCGCGCAGCGCGCTGGACCACTCGGCGCTGCGCTCGAGCGTGACCATCACCGCCGACGTGGCCACCGAGGTCACCACGCCCGCCCTGCTGGAGACGCTGTACGAGCTGGGCCGGATGGCCTCGACCCCGGTCGCCGAGGCCGAGCTGGAGTCGGTGCGCCAGTACGCCATCGGCGTCCTGGCGCTGTCGACGGCCACCCAGTCAGGGCTGGCCTCCACGGCGGCCTCGCTGCTGGGCACCGGGGTCGAGCTGGAGTGGCTCAGCAGCCACCCGGCCAGGCTGGCCGGTGTCACGGTGGCCGAGGTGGCCGAGGTGGCCGCCGAGTTCCTGGCGCCGCGCAAGCTGATCGGTGTCGCGGTCGGTGACGCCAGCGCCATCACAGCCGGCCTGGCGGGCATAGTGGAGGTCGAGTGA
- the nudC gene encoding NAD(+) diphosphatase: protein MPDIPILARSAHDRIAHRRADEDWCAAAWQNPASRVLRLSRSGTAPVQSDGGALRFASPAEVEHDGIRVLLGAVGDVAYLAVLTSQDVDEPDWLGLRQLATELTDLDVGLLTTAVALQAWHQGHRHCPRCGAVTEVSKAGWSRSCPVDSSEHFPRTDPAVIVLVHDGAGRCVLARGPQWPAGRMSVLAGFVEAGESAEAAIAREIREEVGIDVCDVAYVASQPHPFPASLMLGYTARVAGDTRLVIDADEIAEAGWYTREEVRRTSDWGAESESVTGEGRPELRGLPGAMSIARQLINAWLLAED from the coding sequence GTGCCCGACATCCCCATCCTGGCGCGCTCGGCACATGATCGGATCGCCCACCGCCGCGCCGACGAGGACTGGTGCGCCGCCGCCTGGCAGAACCCGGCCAGCCGGGTGCTGCGGCTCTCCCGATCCGGGACCGCCCCGGTGCAGTCCGACGGTGGGGCGTTGCGGTTCGCCAGCCCGGCCGAGGTCGAGCACGACGGCATCCGGGTGCTGCTGGGCGCTGTCGGGGACGTGGCCTATCTCGCGGTGCTCACGAGCCAGGACGTCGACGAGCCGGACTGGCTGGGCCTGCGCCAGCTGGCCACCGAGCTGACCGACCTCGACGTCGGGCTGCTCACCACCGCGGTGGCGTTGCAGGCCTGGCATCAGGGGCACCGGCACTGCCCACGCTGTGGCGCGGTGACCGAGGTGAGCAAGGCGGGCTGGAGCAGGAGCTGTCCGGTGGACTCCTCAGAGCACTTCCCCCGGACCGACCCGGCCGTGATCGTGCTGGTGCACGACGGCGCCGGCCGGTGCGTGCTGGCCCGTGGTCCGCAGTGGCCGGCCGGGCGGATGTCGGTGCTGGCCGGATTCGTCGAGGCGGGGGAGTCCGCGGAGGCCGCGATCGCTCGTGAGATCCGCGAAGAGGTCGGCATCGACGTGTGTGACGTGGCCTACGTGGCTAGCCAGCCGCATCCGTTCCCCGCCTCGTTGATGCTCGGCTACACCGCGCGGGTGGCAGGCGACACGCGGCTGGTGATCGACGCCGACGAGATCGCCGAGGCCGGCTGGTACACCCGTGAGGAAGTCCGCCGCACCAGCGACTGGGGCGCGGAGTCGGAGTCCGTGACCGGCGAGGGGCGTCCGGAGCTGCGCGGCCTGCCCGGCGCGATGTCGATCGCCAGGCAGCTGATCAACGCCTGGCTGCTCGCCGAGGACTGA
- a CDS encoding mycoredoxin, with product MTATLTMYTTPWCGYCVRLKHGLERAGLTFTEVDIEQDESAAQRVMQVNGGNQTVPTVEFSDGSALTNPTVQQVQEKLAALV from the coding sequence ATGACTGCCACTCTCACGATGTACACCACCCCGTGGTGCGGATACTGCGTCCGGCTCAAGCACGGCCTCGAGCGGGCCGGCCTCACCTTCACCGAGGTCGACATCGAGCAGGACGAGAGCGCGGCCCAGCGCGTCATGCAGGTCAACGGGGGCAATCAAACGGTTCCGACCGTGGAGTTCTCCGACGGCTCGGCGCTGACCAACCCGACCGTGCAGCAGGTGCAGGAGAAGCTCGCCGCGCTGGTCTGA